A single region of the Drosophila miranda strain MSH22 chromosome 2, D.miranda_PacBio2.1, whole genome shotgun sequence genome encodes:
- the LOC108157114 gene encoding zinc finger protein 616 — MPIELGPKTCRVCLEESPRLQRLDETREEGEETPNEMLIQLLGVSYSKLNDKENIPEGICKTCKVELNMAFQFREKALVKQGRIEEYCRELGMFDEADEMFIKEEDSQGESEIQGEETLYILEEGVEKTEGGDYVLMEEDEEQEHELGQEEQQEDQEQEQAIITNNIEYLEDNYSIDMNPEHSEVLETKSFEETPTQQMVLTEAANASIKSKRGRSRRVDNLRASNVMKGGYICDICGNYYEKRGRMMEHRRRHDSVCQYQCELCDAEFHVREQLRKHMFSHTGSKPFKCSWCSRQFFYESVLKAHENVHRGIKPYVCKLCDKPFAYSHSLTKHELIHSDIKLYRCDYCQKDFRLLHHMRQHEETKCHQNAVLIAENARAEMMGYDGLHEVKPLSNQ, encoded by the exons ATGCCCATTGAACTTGGTCCAAAAACATGTCGGGTGTGCCTGGAGGAGAGCCCACGCCTGCAGCGTCTCGATGAAACACGCGAGGAAGGCGAGGAGACTCCAAACGAAATGCTCATACAGCTGCTCGGAGTCTCGTACAGCAAG CTGAATGACAAGGAGAATATACCAGAGGGCATCTGCAAGACTTGCAAGGTGGAGCTCAATATGGCCTTTCAGTTTCGCGAAAAGGCTTTGGTGAAACAGGGGAGAATAGAGGAGTATTGCCGGGAGTTGGGCATGTTCGATGAGGCGGATGAGATGTTCATTAAGGAGGAGGATAGTCAAGGTGAAAGTGAAATTCAGGGCGAGGAGACGCTTTACATTCTGGAAGAGGGAGTGGAAAAAACCGAAGGCGGCGACTACGTTCTGATGGAAGAGGACGAAGAGCAGGAGCATGAGCTTgggcaggaggagcagcaggaggaccaggagcaggagcaggcgATAATAACAAATAATATTGAGTATTTGGAGGATAACTATTCCATCGACATGAATCCAGAACATAGTGAAGTTCTCGAGACCAAATCGTTCGAGGAGACGCCAACACAGCAAATGGTCCTCACAGAGGCGGCTAATGCCAGTATCAAGAGCAAACGTGGACGCAGCCGCCGTGTAGATAACCTTCGTGCTTCGAATGTGATGAAGGGCGGCTACATTTGCGATATCTGTGGCAACTACTACGAGAAACGTGGACGTATGATGGAGCATCGTCGTCGTCATGACTCTGTCTGTCAATATCAGTGCGA ACTATGTGATGCCGAGTTCCATGTGCGAGAACAGCTGCGCAAACACATGTTCTCTCACACCGGCAGCAAGCCCTTCAAGTGCAGCTGGTGCAGCCGTCAGTTCTTCTACGAGAGCGTCTTAAAGGCTCACGAGAA CGTGCATCGTGGCATCAAGCCGTATGTGTGCAAGCTATGCGACAAACCATTTGCATACTCCCATTCTCTGACCAAGCACGAGCTTATCCATTCGGACATAAAATTGTACCGCTGCGACTATTGCCAGAAGGACTTCCGTCTGCTCCACCACATGCGGCAGCACGAGGAGACCAAATGCCATCAGAATGCTGTGTTGATTGCCGAGAACGCGCGCGCGGAGATGATGGGCTACGATGGACTGCACGAAGTCAAGCCATTATCGAATCAATGA
- the LOC108156747 gene encoding uncharacterized protein LOC108156747, with amino-acid sequence MSEKHGQLGAQWTKSAAAPTAAAAAAALASASTPLQKLPNPNPSPNFPASSHPYGNCAIPGLPGIQPADIPYTSGRFQAPSIIHAKASPLTIVPVGTAIGPHCPPQVSPTSHHTNVPVSVTVPAPSGFVPTPFTNAGSGTTSVLQPNAFATAAGNAFANAFNFNTAQQLMHAMSTGTAAGTTTPITATATPVIAGGGPTAQRHPVEPVPTTSGVINSTIAENVMNALSNSTAASEEKMRRVQQVIEASIDDNAKLQISQILERVAVLKPIEKLFLYLRLPGECADSDPLRQPQNPLGTRSEINHTINWVRSHLEHDAQVSIPKQDVYNDYIAYCERLSIKPLSTADFGKVMKQVFPGVRPRRLGTRGNSRYCYAAMRKTTKLTPPQLPALCKTEQITGDEAAAPAIATAQMNHSPGVVLPPMPTGDSENWDVVRSWAEKLLNTKLDSIAELSTRIKSNNATVMGVHLGAKKYTPREPKEKRVLADMGPLKKRRKKKRKGSTSSESSCNQLVAGLQDAGSSQDAIDEPKTEQLVKIKQEIIDSPVHQSQQQQQPQQQQPAMNYLHQMMPMNLATEQRSNSAVRNLTPKIMEMGVAVPPTVVLTQQQDEPSPTTMVIKDEVEDYNTSNIFCKKVLKAQQTKGFWANSPSSGTTGGGGTLLVPPVITTTAATPPPPDISPGPMSMGPPAQLMISSSVSPSSSMDSNNTTPKVVSSNMILLRAKRLLAAESAAALTAAAEDSGLPENLGLPRERVISICNMDKHELDDYFLPVEDEENSEEPDTELLQYFQMGDAEEKQLNSLDAVEQNRNPQGTPIITSTTTTIQAGMAPAMHQQQTHTQHPQPPNRGATTAMPSPQGSLVVSSTMLSGQANVGSASASLALMSKKHQHQQKQPQQQQQQQQQQLRTKQLPTNGNSNPNNRRKISLSNASSNGSNKNCIFLPISPNINNGGGSATAAATGGTTTNQMPQNQNPTNSNQQNCFASPGVTRMRQRSSLLTKQQSLDCDGNRDPMIGATRRKRCYVYSYPTSTSASAPPSPSLLQQCMVGNWPFGGANSFQDTNSADPLINQNSMDLETSLALTGGDDLDLTETQRSQSVPLSQLQRSCHPSPSFNRQASFQASSYASDTFYSENSNSQNSVAVAPLKDVEAAAALLYEVDVGAIVSPSFNNKFGNISQQTATTCSSSAGSSSGYSSGGSAGIVSRSVPSTPLPHQQQNNNLTGFNGNGGGNGGGGGGCNLNATNGFFNISPSFNWETSSNGIQGGSYLSYSARNTMDISKSMPTTPITTPCFRYSPVELHRDFLINGCTIDLVPSSAFVPACSDENPALTLSSDSLMDDSSPSSILDTL; translated from the exons ATGTCCGAGAAGCATGGCCAGCTGGGTGCGCAGTGGACGAAATCAGCGGCGGCGCcaacagccgcagcagcagcagcagctctagCCTCGGCTTCCACCCCGCTCCAGAAGCTcccgaatccgaatccgagtCCAAACTTTCCAGCCAGCAGTCATCCGTATGGCAACTGTGCGATTCCTGGACTCCCAGGCATACAGCCAGCGGACATACCGTATACCTCGGGACGGTTTCAGGCCCCGTCCATCATCCATGCCAAGGCCTCGCCCCTGACCATCGTGCCAGTGGGCACTGCCATTGGGCCCCACTGTCCCCCCCAGGTCTCGCCCACGAGCCACCACACAAATGTACCTGTATCCGTGACCGTACCCGCTCCCAGCGGCTTTGTGCCGACGCCGTTTACAAATGCTGGCAGTGGCACGACGTCCGTACTGCAACCGAATGCATTTGCAACGGCCGCGGGAAATGCCTTTGCGAATGCCTTCAACTTCAATACGGCCCAACAGCTGATGCATGCCATGAGTACAGGCACGGCAGCAGGCACCACCACACCGATCACAGCCACAGCGACTCCTGTCATTGCGGGCGGTGGTCCTACTGCCCAGCGGCATCCCGTCGAGCCGGTTCCCACGACAAGTGGCGTCATCAATTCCACCATTGCTGAGAATGTCATGAATGCGCTGTCCAACTCGACCGCTGCCTCCGAGGAGAAGATGCGACGCGTGCAGCAGGTGATTGAGGCCAGCATTGA TGACAATGCGAAGCTACAAATCTCGCAGATCCTCGAACGTGTTGCAGTCTTGAAGCCAATCGAAAAACTATTTCTCTATCTGCGTTTGCCGGGGGAGTGCGCGGACTCGGATCCATTGAGACAGCCACAGAATCCGCTGGGCACACGCTCAGAGATCAATCACACCATCAATTGGGTGCGCTCTCACCTGGAACACGATGCACAGGTCTCCATACCAAAGCAGGATGTATACAATGATTACAT CGCCTATTGCGAACGCCTGAGCATCAAGCCCCTGTCCACGGCGGACTTTGGCAAAGTAATGAAGCAGGTCTTCCCGGGCGTGCGTCCACGTCGTTTGGGAACGCGTGGAAACTCTCGCTACTGCTATGCGGCCATGCGAAAGACCACAAAGCTAACGCcgccacagttgccggcgctGTGCAAAACCGAACAAATCACAGGAGACgaagctgctgctccagccaTAGCCACTGCACAGATGAATCACTCCCCGGGTGTTGTGCTGCCTCCCATGCCAACAGGCGACAGCGAGAACTGGGATGTGGTGCGCAGTTGGGCGGAGAAGCTGCTGAACACAAAACTAGACAGCATTGCAGAGCTGAGCACGCGGATCAAGAGCAACAATGCCACGGTTATGGGCGTGCATTTGGGCGCCAAGAAGTACACACCCCGGGAGCCCAAAGAGAAGCGAGTTTTGGCC GATATGGGACCACTGAAGAAGCGACGCAAAAAGAAACGCAAGGGCTCGACATCCTCAGAGTCGAGCTGCAATCAATTGGTGGCTGGGCTGCAagatgcaggcagcagtcaGGATGCCATTGATGAACCGAAGACGGAGCAGCTAGTAAAGATCAAGCAGGAGATTATAGACTCACCCGTACACCAGtcccagcaacaacagcagccacagcagcagcagcccgcAATGAATTATCTGCATCAAATGATGCCCATGAACCTGGCCACCGAACAGCGAAGCAACAGTGCGGTGCGTAATCTGACGCCCAAGATCATGGAGATGGGCGTGGCTGTACCCCCAACGGTAGTGCTCACACAGCAGCAGGATGAGCCATCGCCCACAACGATGGTGATCAAGGACGAGGTGGAGGACTACAATACATCCAATATATTCTGCAAAAAAGTGTTAAAAGCCCAGCAAACGAAAGGATTTTGGGCCAATTCCCCGAGCAGCGGTACAACGGGCGGCGGGGGAACCCTGCTAGTGCCGCCCGTGATCACAACGACTGCGGCGACACCACCGCCACCGGACATCTCGCCGGGACCCATGTCCATGGGACCGCCAGCGCAATTGATGATTTCCAGTTCGGTGAGCCCCTCCAGCAGCATGGACAGCAACAACACCACACCGAAGGTGGTCTCCAGCAACATGATACTGCTGCGTGCAAAGCGCCTGCTGGCGGCGGAGAGTGCCGCTGCCCTGACGGCCGCTGCAGAGGATTCGGGACTGCCGGAGAATCTGGGTTTGCCAAGGGAGCGGGTGATTAGCATCTGTAATATGGATAAGCACGAGCTGGACGATTATTTCCTGCCCGTTGAGGATGAGGAGAACTCCGAGGAGCCCGACACCGAGCTGCTTCAATATTTTCAGATGGGAGACGCTGAGGAAAAACAACTGAATTCCTTAGATGCTgtagaacagaacagaaatcCACAAGGAACACCGATAATAAcgtcgacgacgacaacgataCAGGCGGGAATGGCGCCAGCGATGCACCAGCAACAGACCCATACCCAGCACCCCCAGCCGCCGAATCGTGGAGCCACAACGGCCATGCCCTCGCCACAGGGGAGCCTGGTCGTCTCATCGACAATGTTGTCCGGTCAAGCGAATGTGGGTTCTGCCTCAGCGTCTCTGGCTTTAATGTCAAAGAAgcatcaacaccaacaaaagcaaccacaacaacagcagcagcaacagcaacagcagctgcgAACCAAACAGCTGCCCACAAACGGCAATTCTAACCCGAACAACAGGCGAAAGATCAGCCTGAGCAATGCCTCTAGCAAtggcagcaacaaaaattGCATATTTCTGCCAATATCCCCCAACATCAACAATGGAGGAGGatcagcgacagcagcagccacaggagGCACCACAACAAATCAAATGCCGCAGAATCAGAATCCAACAAATTCCAATCAACAAAATTGCTTTGCCAGTCCTGGCGTCACGCGGATGCGGCAACGTTCTAGTCTGCTGACCAAACAGCAATCCCTTGACTGCGATGGCAATCGTGATCCCATGATTGGAGCAACGCGTAGAAAACGCTGCTATGTCTATAGCTATCCCACAAGCACCTCAGCCTCGGCGCCGCCCAGCCCCTCGCTGCTGCAGCAGTGCATGGTGGGAAATTGGCCATTTGGTGGAGCAAACTCCTTCCAAGACACGAACAGTGCGGATCCCTTGATTAACCAGAACTCTATGGATCTCGAGACGAGCCTGGCCCTGACGGGTGGCGACGATCTGGATCTGACGGAGACGCAACGATCGCAGTCGGTGCCGCTGTCACAGCTACAGAGAAGCTGCCATCCATCGCCCAGCTTCAATCGTCAGGCCAGCTTTCAGGCCTCGAGCTATGCGAGCGACACCTTCTACTCGgagaacagcaacagccagaaTTCGGTGGCAGTGGCCCCTCTGAAGGACGTGGAGGCGGCCGCCGCGCTGCTCTACGAAGTGGATGTGGGTGCCATTGTATCGCCGAGCTTCAACAATAAGTTTGGGAACATATCCCAGCAAACGGCCACCACATGCAGCTCCTCGGCTGGCTCGTCCTCTGGCTACAGCAGCGGAGGCTCTGCGGGCATTGTCTCACGCTCTGTGCCTTCCACACCACTGCCGCATCAGCAACAGAACAACAATCTGACGGGCTTTAATGGCAATGGAGGTGGCAATggcggtggaggaggaggctgCAACTTGAATGCCACAAATGGTTTCTTCAACATCTCGCCATCGTTCAACTGGGAAACATCGAGCAATGGCATTCAAGGGGGGTCCTACCTCTCGTACAGCGCTCGCAATACGATGGATATATCCAAGTCGATGCCCACGACGCCCATAACCACGCCCTGCTTTCGCTATAGTCCCGTGGAGTTGCATCGGGATTTCCTGATCAATGGCTGCACCATCGACCTTGTGCCCTCGTCTGCGTTTGTCCCAGCGTGCAGCGATGAGAATCCCGCTCTGACCCTCAGCTCGGACTCGCTGATGGATGACAGCTCGCCCAGCAGTATACTGGATACCTTGTAG
- the LOC108157473 gene encoding neurochondrin homolog → MTDVPEPVRKCANLLKGTKSDTEKFAVLFMVTKLVKGRDANAEGKKLLFEAIGFPFLRKLLVSKDLPSDCPPLVYKSVALSILTCFCQEEELATHKDIIDAIPTLLEIVEQADDEDYEDNLIVVSEAYSCLKSIASHAPGQQALLATGAIPKMSQIYSAQSFQTDEALHLIVLLVNKFGVLSWPEDPTAFHALIQRIALDMETDHTDRKYELCRILADILITCRKEVVNNSLDGQIWPESLFKGCGDILKAKIGPKQRDPALHLIATTLQVLGIQWAFMDEQKQFFLSLLQLAAIEVRMQMDEKKLETTFKQAELLTCCFVILEQCIEYMATDQLDLEPKEKQTTYTALKGAFNQVMAVLTRVSNDKIRESGNPRDKNFIIAIVRILSAWLAQETTAMRPAIYKLLPFMLKVANESFHDLKTWRAGNREGEEPIDVLRIMMPALCHFAVEDEARRVLFTHKQDEVLLESLELYFSIAHWKRPPIPRAERLARMNEPDPVPTLEQKAEMKVARSAIVSLCNILMNFTVLEPKRAEDGATFVNLLKYVVENLPELKDTPDNLVIHGNLAVLGLLLLKQQSKKVKQNDFSICRYIQATIRFLWDAYNIDESNDPTALVVSIAYKGNWSDLSELWFLGMQTMCGVLPLVPWLSEFALESGWAEGIVKTLKKVKIGTLPANVKSAYEDFLSQLVDVNGDVQEVLKKADALRVCRNHRMMDLGKKLFGD, encoded by the coding sequence ATGACGGATGTGCCAGAGCCCGTGCGCAAGTGCGCCAACCTGTTGAAGGGCACCAAGAGCGATACGGAGAAGTTCGCGGTCCTCTTTATGGTCACGAAGCTGGTGAAGGGCAGGGACGCCAATGCCGAGGGCAAGAAGCTGCTATTCGAGGCCATCGGTTTCCCCTTCCTCAGGAAGCTGCTCGTGTCCAAGGATCTGCCCAGTGACTGCCCCCCGCTGGTGTACAAGAGCGTTGCCCTCTCGATTCTCACGTGCTTCTgccaggaggaggagctggcCACGCACAAGGACATTATTGATGCCATACCCACGCTGCTGGAGATTGTCGAGCAGGCCGACGATGAGGACTACGAGGACAATCTGATTGTCGTGAGTGAGGCCTACAGTTGCTTGAAGAGCATTGCCAGCCATGCGCCCGGACAGCAGGCTCTCCTGGCCACCGGCGCCATCCCCAAGATGTCGCAGATCTACTCCGCGCAGAGCTTCCAGACAGACGAGGCCCTGCACCTGATTGTGTTGCTGGTGAACAAGTTTGGCGTGCTCTCCTGGCCAGAGGATCCCACGGCTTTCCATGCCCTGATCCAGCGGATTGCCCTGGACATGGAGACTGATCACACGGACAGGAAGTACGAGCTCTGCCGGATTTTGGCCGACATCCTCATCACCTGTCGCAAGGAGGTCGTGAACAACTCGCTGGACGGCCAGATCTGGCCGGAGAGCTTGTTCAAAGGCTGCGGGGATATTCTGAAGGCCAAGATCGGGCCCAAGCAGCGGGATCCGGCCCTGCATCTGATTGCCACCACCCTGCAGGTGCTGGGCATTCAGTGGGCCTTTATGGACGAGCAGAAACAGTTCTTCCTGTCGCTCCTGCAGCTGGCAGCCATCGAGGTGCGCATGCAGATGGACGAGAAGAAGCTGGAGACGACCTTCAAGCAGGCCGAGCTGCTCACCTGCTGCTTCGTGATCCTCGAGCAGTGCATCGAGTATATGGCCACCGATCAGCTGGACCTGGAGCCCAAGGAGAAGCAGACCACGTACACGGCCCTCAAGGGTGCCTTCAATCAAGTGATGGCTGTACTCACGCGTGTCAGCAATGACAAGATCCGCGAGAGCGGGAATCCCCGTGATAAGAACTTCATTATTGCTATCGTGAGAATCCTGTCCGCCTGGCTGGCCCAGGAGACCACAGCCATGCGTCCGGCCATCTATAAGCTGCTGCCCTTCATGCTGAAGGTGGCCAATGAGTCGTTCCATGATCTGAAGACCTGGCGTGCCGGCAACCGGGAGGGTGAGGAGCCCATCGACGTGCTGAGGATTATGATGCCCGCCCTCTGCCACTTTGCCGTGGAGGATGAGGCACGTCGTGTGCTGTTTACCCACAAGCAGGATGAGGTTCTGCTTGAGTCTCTGGAGCTGTACTTCAGCATTGCCCACTGGAAGCGTCCCCCAATCCCCAGGGCCGAGCGATTGGCGCGCATGAACGAACCGGATCCAGTGCCCACGCTGGAGCAGAAGGCCGAGATGAAGGTGGCCAGAAGTGCCATCGTCTCGCTCTGCAACATCCTTATGAACTTTACCGTGCTGGAGCCAAAGCGCGCCGAGGATGGTGCCACCTTTGTCAATCTTTTGAAGTATGTGGTGGAGAATCTGCCAGAGCTGAAGGACACCCCCGATAATCTGGTTATCCACGGCAATCTGGCTGTCCTTGGTCTGCTCCTGCTCAAGCAGCAGTCAAAGAAGGTGAAACAGAACGATTTCTCCATCTGTCGGTATATACAGGCCACCATTCGCTTCCTCTGGGACGCGTACAACATCGACGAGAGCAACGATCCCACCGCCCTCGTGGTGTCCATTGCCTACAAGGGCAACTGGTCGGATCTCTCGGAGCTGTGGTTCTTGGGAATGCAGACCATGTGCGGTGTTCTGCCGCTGGTGCCATGGCTTTCGGAGTTCGCCCTGGAGTCCGGCTGGGCCGAGGGCATTGTGAAGACGCTGAAGAAGGTGAAGATTGGCACCCTGCCGGCGAATGTGAAGTCCGCCTACGAGGACTTCCTCTCGCAGCTGGTGGATGTGAATGGCGATGTCCAGGAGGTGCTCAAGAAGGCCGATGCCTTGCGCGTCTGTCGCAATCACAGGATGATGGATCTGGGCAAGAAGCTCTTCGGCGACTGA